A genomic window from Nitrospinota bacterium includes:
- a CDS encoding outer membrane beta-barrel protein: protein MKRANILTVAFAALFLAVFASKAAAFNALNLNLIYSQKSMENWQDDFHDLPAYGIEADLRLGLLPTHLLIGASSGRDSGKTVAKGYSIAIDTNHTEMYVGLRQYMDMFPVFTPYASVAISTIKSEVSGSESGVSTSGSATATGYLLNAGLLMRVGVFNIGIDYRTLTGSSYDLLGGAMSANYNQAGIVLGVNF from the coding sequence GTGAAACGCGCAAATATTCTGACTGTGGCCTTTGCCGCTCTGTTTCTCGCCGTGTTCGCTTCCAAAGCGGCCGCGTTCAACGCTCTCAACCTCAACCTGATCTACAGCCAGAAGAGCATGGAAAACTGGCAGGACGACTTCCACGATCTCCCGGCATACGGGATCGAGGCGGACCTGCGGCTGGGCCTTTTGCCCACGCACCTGCTTATTGGCGCCTCCAGCGGGAGGGACAGCGGAAAGACCGTCGCGAAGGGATACTCCATCGCCATAGACACCAATCACACTGAAATGTACGTCGGCCTGCGGCAGTACATGGACATGTTCCCGGTGTTCACCCCGTACGCCAGCGTGGCGATCTCCACGATCAAATCGGAAGTGAGCGGAAGCGAGAGCGGAGTGTCCACCAGCGGCTCGGCCACGGCCACCGGCTACCTTTTGAACGCCGGACTGCTTATGAGGGTGGGCGTTTTCAACATCGGCATAGACTACAGGACCCTCACCGGCTCAAGCTACGACCTGCTCGGTGGGGCCATGAGCGCAAACTACAACCAGGCCGGGATAGTGCTGGGGGTGAACTTCTGA
- a CDS encoding SocA family protein, with the protein MFNECKVAQMAAFFLIKRGGWMSHLKLMKLLYLADREAMKRHGAPISGDKFVSLQHGPVLSQTLNLMDGDVESSPNGWEAWITGKENHELSLNRTSARRDDLDELSDADMEVLESVWADFGMMDRWAIRDYTHTSCPEWKDPNGSSIPINNKDIFIAIGRNADEAERLAEQIEKERAIDKLFSSL; encoded by the coding sequence ATGTTTAATGAATGCAAAGTGGCGCAAATGGCCGCCTTTTTCCTGATAAAGCGCGGCGGCTGGATGTCCCACCTGAAATTGATGAAATTGCTTTATCTGGCCGATAGGGAGGCCATGAAGCGGCATGGCGCGCCAATATCTGGCGATAAGTTTGTGTCATTGCAACACGGCCCGGTTTTGTCCCAAACCCTAAACCTCATGGATGGGGATGTCGAATCGTCGCCGAATGGATGGGAAGCATGGATTACAGGCAAAGAAAACCATGAATTATCACTGAACCGGACAAGCGCCCGCAGAGATGATCTGGATGAGTTAAGCGACGCTGATATGGAAGTACTGGAATCTGTATGGGCTGATTTTGGCATGATGGATCGTTGGGCCATCCGGGACTATACCCATACATCGTGTCCCGAATGGAAAGATCCTAACGGCTCATCAATCCCGATTAATAACAAGGATATTTTTATCGCGATCGGCCGGAACGCGGATGAAGCTGAAAGGCTTGCGGAGCAAATAGAAAAAGAAAGGGCGATTGACAAACTTTTTTCCAGTTTATGA
- a CDS encoding SRPBCC family protein: protein MNILNIHERTLNAPADKVGALIDSLASPNDSLWPVQSWPRMKFDRPLGVGAVGGHGPMGYYVENYTPGGSITFRFTRPNGFDGFHRFEILDAGGGKVTLRHTIQMTAHGMATLLWRIVIRPLHDALLEDLLANAEMSLGIGSKPHPWSPWVKLLRWIMSRGKGRTQNKSQSAGS from the coding sequence ATGAACATCCTTAACATACATGAGCGGACGCTAAACGCCCCGGCGGACAAGGTCGGCGCGCTCATTGATTCTCTGGCGTCTCCCAACGACTCGTTATGGCCGGTGCAATCGTGGCCCCGGATGAAGTTTGACCGTCCGCTTGGTGTTGGAGCGGTTGGCGGCCATGGCCCCATGGGCTATTACGTTGAAAATTATACCCCCGGCGGTTCGATCACCTTCCGCTTCACCCGTCCGAACGGTTTTGACGGATTCCACAGATTCGAGATTCTAGATGCGGGCGGCGGCAAGGTCACTTTACGTCACACAATCCAGATGACCGCCCATGGCATGGCGACCCTGCTTTGGCGCATAGTCATCCGGCCGCTGCACGACGCATTGCTGGAAGATTTGCTGGCCAACGCCGAGATGTCACTGGGCATAGGATCAAAACCTCACCCATGGAGTCCATGGGTGAAACTGCTGCGCTGGATCATGTCCAGAGGAAAGGGGCGGACGCAAAACAAGTCACAAAGCGCCGGCTCTTGA
- the amrB gene encoding AmmeMemoRadiSam system protein B, whose translation MTIREPAVAGFFYPASKRDIESQIASFDTGGAAPVAAYGAVVPHAGYRYSGLVAAKVYSRIKPRGSIILMGPNHGAGRNYEPPPPVAIMAEGEWVLPGGKLPIDAELAQALLDETDLLTDAPWAHELEHSLEVQLPFIMHYSGKVSFAPIIISHLSAEEVVSVSEGIYRGLEKYGKPVTLVASTDFSHYIPHEKAREQDHKAIERILAMDGFGLLKVVAEERISMCGCQPTAVVIEVCKKLGAKKAELVDYRTSGDSSGDYSSVVGYGGLIIT comes from the coding sequence ATGACAATCCGGGAACCGGCCGTCGCGGGATTCTTCTACCCAGCGTCCAAAAGGGACATCGAAAGCCAGATCGCTTCTTTTGACACGGGGGGGGCTGCTCCGGTGGCGGCATATGGAGCGGTGGTCCCCCACGCGGGATACCGCTATTCCGGGCTGGTGGCCGCCAAGGTGTATTCAAGGATAAAACCGCGCGGCTCCATCATCCTTATGGGTCCCAACCACGGCGCGGGGAGAAACTATGAGCCTCCTCCGCCCGTGGCGATAATGGCCGAAGGGGAATGGGTCCTGCCCGGAGGGAAGCTGCCGATAGACGCAGAACTTGCCCAGGCGCTCCTGGACGAGACGGACCTTTTGACGGACGCTCCCTGGGCGCATGAATTGGAACACTCGCTGGAAGTGCAGCTGCCGTTCATAATGCACTATTCCGGCAAGGTAAGCTTCGCTCCGATCATCATTTCGCACCTGTCCGCGGAGGAGGTCGTATCTGTTTCCGAAGGGATATACCGGGGGCTGGAAAAATACGGCAAGCCGGTGACCCTTGTGGCCAGCACCGATTTTTCCCACTACATTCCGCACGAGAAGGCCAGGGAGCAGGACCATAAGGCCATCGAACGGATATTGGCCATGGACGGGTTTGGTCTTTTGAAGGTGGTGGCCGAGGAGAGGATATCCATGTGCGGCTGCCAGCCGACGGCGGTGGTCATCGAGGTGTGCAAAAAGCTCGGGGCGAAAAAGGCCGAACTTGTGGACTACAGGACCTCCGGCGACTCAAGCGGGGACTATTCCTCCGTGGTGGGATACGGCGGGCTGATAATCACCTAG
- the leuB gene encoding 3-isopropylmalate dehydrogenase: MTIKIAMLAGDGIGPEVMAEAEKVLLRLDNKYSLGVTIEKALVGGCAYDEYKTPLPDHTLKLAKEADAVLLGAVGGTKWDGLDYASRPEKALLGLRGELDLYANLRPAKVYPALVDASTLKREVVEGVDIMVVRELVGGIYFGKPKGVEKLPNGDEKGFNTEVYTTPEIARIAKVAFEVARKRGGKVCSVDKANVLESSGLWRKVVNEVHKDYPGVELSHMYVDNCAMQLIRNPKQFDVIVTTNIFGDILSDEASMLTGSIGMLPSASLCGKKGMYEPIHGSAPDIAGKGLANPIATILSVAMMLQYTFDKGDAARDIETAVQKALDGGYRTGDIYSEGTKRIGTKEMGEVILKAIG; encoded by the coding sequence ATGACGATTAAAATTGCGATGCTTGCCGGTGACGGGATCGGGCCGGAGGTAATGGCCGAAGCGGAAAAGGTCCTGTTGCGGCTGGACAATAAATACAGCCTTGGCGTCACCATCGAAAAAGCGCTGGTGGGTGGATGCGCCTATGACGAATACAAGACTCCATTGCCGGACCACACGCTAAAGCTTGCCAAAGAGGCGGACGCGGTGTTGCTTGGCGCGGTGGGGGGGACGAAATGGGACGGGCTGGACTATGCCTCCCGGCCGGAGAAGGCGCTGCTGGGATTGCGGGGCGAGCTGGACCTGTATGCCAACCTGCGCCCGGCGAAGGTCTATCCCGCGCTGGTGGACGCCTCCACCCTCAAGCGCGAGGTGGTGGAAGGGGTGGACATAATGGTTGTCCGCGAGCTTGTGGGGGGGATATATTTCGGCAAACCCAAGGGGGTCGAAAAGCTCCCCAACGGAGACGAAAAAGGATTCAACACCGAAGTTTACACAACTCCGGAGATCGCCCGCATCGCCAAGGTGGCGTTCGAAGTGGCCCGCAAGCGCGGCGGAAAAGTCTGTTCGGTGGACAAGGCCAACGTGCTCGAATCCTCCGGACTGTGGCGCAAGGTGGTCAACGAAGTCCACAAGGATTATCCCGGCGTGGAGCTTTCCCACATGTACGTGGACAACTGCGCCATGCAGCTTATCCGCAACCCGAAACAGTTCGACGTGATCGTGACCACCAACATTTTCGGCGACATTCTTTCGGACGAGGCATCCATGCTCACCGGGTCGATAGGAATGCTGCCGTCGGCCTCGTTGTGCGGCAAAAAGGGGATGTATGAGCCGATCCACGGCTCCGCCCCGGACATCGCCGGGAAGGGGCTTGCCAATCCCATCGCCACCATACTTTCAGTGGCCATGATGCTCCAGTACACCTTTGACAAGGGGGACGCGGCGAGGGACATAGAGACTGCGGTTCAAAAGGCCCTGGACGGAGGGTATAGGACCGGCGACATTTATTCGGAAGGGACCAAACGCATCGGCACGAAGGAGATGGGCGAAGTGATATTAAAGGCGATAGGGTGA
- a CDS encoding chemotaxis protein CheV, with translation MSKSEILLESGTNEVEIIEFMIDKQSYGVNVSKVREILTYNPKSVSAVPQAYPSVMGVFILRDSTITLINLAKHLDVPMKDQDERLRVVMVCSFNNLTNGFLVDGINQIHRCSWSDVTPLPPIIAQHRPAVTSSVTINKRNILLIDLEHILADIYPATRLVYHEEEDPKHATNLGERHHEREAKHIVLAEDSPIVRAKTVSVAKEVGYTNITSFDNGREAFELVANLAAKSKSEGKPITDYIAALVTDVEMPQMDGLTVCRHVKEELGLKNLPVVIFSSLINEQMINKCKTVGADAWLNKLEIGDLVHMLDRFCLGKE, from the coding sequence ATGAGCAAATCGGAAATACTGCTGGAAAGCGGCACGAACGAAGTCGAAATCATCGAGTTCATGATCGACAAGCAAAGCTATGGGGTGAACGTTTCCAAGGTCAGGGAAATCCTGACGTACAACCCCAAGTCGGTCTCCGCGGTGCCGCAGGCCTATCCTTCGGTGATGGGCGTTTTCATCCTTCGCGATTCGACCATCACCCTGATCAACCTGGCCAAGCACCTGGACGTGCCGATGAAAGACCAGGATGAAAGGCTGCGGGTTGTGATGGTCTGCTCGTTCAACAACCTTACGAACGGATTCCTGGTGGACGGGATAAACCAGATCCACCGCTGCTCGTGGTCGGACGTGACGCCGCTGCCGCCGATCATCGCCCAGCACCGCCCGGCGGTGACATCGTCGGTGACCATCAACAAGCGGAACATACTTCTGATCGACCTGGAGCACATCCTCGCGGACATATATCCCGCCACGCGGCTTGTGTACCACGAGGAGGAAGATCCCAAGCACGCCACCAACCTAGGCGAACGGCACCACGAGCGGGAGGCAAAGCACATCGTGCTGGCGGAGGACTCCCCGATAGTCCGCGCCAAGACCGTTTCCGTGGCCAAGGAAGTTGGCTATACGAACATAACAAGCTTTGACAACGGCCGGGAGGCGTTCGAGCTGGTGGCCAACCTGGCCGCAAAGTCCAAAAGCGAGGGCAAACCCATCACGGACTATATAGCCGCGCTGGTGACGGACGTGGAGATGCCGCAGATGGACGGGCTGACCGTGTGCCGCCATGTGAAAGAGGAACTTGGCCTGAAGAACCTGCCGGTGGTGATATTCTCCTCGCTGATAAACGAGCAGATGATAAACAAGTGCAAGACCGTGGGAGCCGACGCATGGCTCAACAAGCTTGAGATAGGCGACCTTGTGCATATGCTCGACCGCTTCTGCCTGGGCAAGGAATGA
- a CDS encoding cell division protein ZapA, with product MEPSTVKVNVYGREYPIKSARDPHLTQEYAAFVDAKMKEAGAKSGSFDQMRIAILALMQITHELFTLRAQVEKEGGEYEKRMGRLLEKIESSMSRGGIQTMIGEEEGAG from the coding sequence ATGGAACCCTCAACGGTGAAAGTGAACGTTTACGGGCGGGAATACCCGATAAAAAGCGCGCGGGACCCGCATCTGACGCAGGAATACGCCGCGTTCGTGGACGCGAAGATGAAAGAGGCCGGGGCCAAGAGCGGCTCATTCGACCAGATGCGCATAGCGATCCTCGCCCTCATGCAGATCACCCACGAGCTTTTCACCCTGCGCGCCCAGGTGGAAAAGGAGGGGGGCGAATACGAGAAAAGGATGGGGCGGCTGTTGGAGAAAATCGAATCGTCCATGAGCCGGGGGGGGATTCAGACCATGATCGGGGAAGAGGAAGGGGCCGGTTGA
- a CDS encoding PKD domain-containing protein has translation MGRVDNAVSWRQFGHLTQFIAALSLAVVISSCGGLSSPAPKSESTGEKFKSDLAISVTFPEAVGRTLERTINSSNATRALPSYVTGMILAISGDDMETIYVSIPLDSLTAVVYMTPGVRRFDLLVTTNIGLSFTGSVIADISAGSSPEFNFDLVINSAPAINSLSASPSSAGKNSPVSITADVSDLDDDSLSYQWNGGGGSISGSGPSVTFTASHSGSYTVSLTVDDGRGGVTTGSVGVSVANNPPVIHSVSASAASAEIGDTIYLACDATDPDGDTVSYSWSDGAGWSASGPSAIYTVSSGGDKTISCSAADDEGANDYGSVAISVASVSRVNNSPVISSFTVNRCSIAPVNGVCGGFGGWTALAASTSCIPTYFQFICSATDADGDTISYNLEASATDWQSTYGPSNYVLTAGYLTDWDISTEFGNFVYDSVTFKCSASDTGGGVNTVTFTSVATGC, from the coding sequence ATGGGGCGAGTTGACAACGCAGTCTCGTGGCGGCAGTTTGGCCATTTAACGCAATTTATAGCGGCGTTATCGCTTGCCGTAGTCATATCATCGTGTGGCGGCCTGTCCAGCCCGGCGCCCAAATCAGAGTCCACCGGCGAAAAGTTCAAAAGCGACCTGGCCATAAGCGTCACTTTCCCGGAAGCCGTGGGCAGAACGCTGGAACGAACGATAAATTCCTCAAACGCCACCCGCGCCCTGCCGTCATATGTGACTGGCATGATACTCGCCATATCCGGGGACGATATGGAAACGATATACGTCTCCATCCCGCTCGATTCGCTTACGGCGGTGGTGTACATGACCCCGGGTGTGCGCAGGTTCGATCTTCTGGTCACCACGAATATCGGCCTTTCATTCACCGGAAGCGTGATTGCGGATATTTCGGCCGGCTCATCGCCGGAGTTTAATTTCGATCTTGTCATCAACTCCGCGCCGGCGATAAACAGCCTCTCGGCTTCGCCTTCCAGCGCCGGGAAGAACAGCCCGGTGTCCATCACGGCGGACGTATCGGACCTGGACGATGACTCTTTAAGCTATCAATGGAACGGCGGCGGCGGCTCTATAAGCGGCTCCGGGCCGTCCGTGACATTTACGGCGAGCCATTCCGGCTCGTACACGGTGAGTTTGACGGTGGACGACGGGCGCGGCGGGGTCACCACCGGGAGCGTTGGCGTTTCGGTGGCGAACAATCCTCCTGTGATCCACAGCGTTTCGGCAAGCGCGGCGTCGGCGGAAATCGGCGATACTATTTATCTTGCTTGCGACGCCACTGATCCGGACGGCGACACTGTTTCATATTCCTGGTCGGACGGCGCTGGATGGAGCGCCAGCGGGCCTTCGGCAATCTACACCGTCTCATCCGGGGGGGACAAAACAATATCCTGCTCCGCGGCCGACGATGAAGGGGCGAATGATTATGGAAGCGTGGCGATATCCGTCGCGAGCGTCTCACGGGTGAACAATTCGCCGGTAATCAGTTCGTTCACGGTTAACAGGTGCAGTATAGCTCCGGTCAACGGTGTGTGCGGAGGGTTTGGGGGATGGACGGCGCTTGCGGCCTCAACTTCCTGCATACCGACATATTTCCAGTTTATTTGCTCGGCCACGGACGCCGATGGGGATACTATCTCGTATAATTTGGAGGCTTCCGCAACGGACTGGCAATCGACCTACGGCCCTTCCAATTATGTCCTGACCGCAGGTTACCTCACGGATTGGGACATCAGTACCGAGTTTGGCAACTTTGTTTATGATTCGGTGACGTTCAAATGCAGCGCATCGGATACTGGGGGAGGCGTGAACACAGTGACATTTACGTCCGTTGCGACAGGATGTTAA
- a CDS encoding type II toxin-antitoxin system RelE/ParE family toxin, with amino-acid sequence MAYKVTYKESVGKDLNAIDRPARLKIMDKIEGDLALDPAAKGKALKGKWKGLNRYEVWPYRVIYTIVDADSLLVVRIGHRKDVYR; translated from the coding sequence TTGGCCTATAAAGTCACATACAAGGAATCGGTCGGAAAAGACCTGAATGCCATTGACCGTCCCGCCCGGTTGAAAATAATGGACAAAATAGAGGGCGACCTGGCCTTGGATCCAGCCGCCAAAGGCAAGGCGCTCAAAGGCAAATGGAAAGGGCTCAATCGTTACGAGGTCTGGCCCTACCGGGTGATTTACACGATAGTGGACGCCGATTCCTTATTGGTCGTGAGAATCGGCCACAGAAAGGATGTGTACCGGTGA
- a CDS encoding helix-turn-helix transcriptional regulator: MSQNNKKPKSPNRVKDHRDNLMMSKAELARKAGISVQTLNRIERGEVCRVDTQRKILEALGLKVDDKDKVFGPSAS, from the coding sequence ATGTCACAAAACAATAAGAAACCAAAATCGCCGAACAGAGTGAAAGATCACAGGGACAACCTGATGATGTCCAAGGCCGAACTGGCGCGCAAGGCCGGCATTTCGGTGCAGACGCTAAACCGGATCGAGCGCGGCGAGGTCTGCCGGGTGGACACCCAGCGCAAGATACTCGAAGCGCTGGGCCTTAAAGTGGACGACAAGGACAAGGTGTTCGGCCCCTCGGCGAGTTGA
- a CDS encoding ribbon-helix-helix protein, CopG family, whose product MLAVRLDKELEARLEELAKKTHRTKSHYMKEALRRYLDENEDYEIGLSRLRDHADKSVPAREMRKRVGL is encoded by the coding sequence ATGCTGGCCGTGCGTTTGGACAAAGAGCTGGAAGCCCGGCTTGAGGAACTGGCGAAAAAGACCCACCGGACTAAAAGCCACTATATGAAAGAGGCCCTGCGCCGTTATCTGGATGAGAACGAGGACTACGAAATAGGTCTGAGCCGTTTGCGCGACCATGCGGACAAGTCTGTCCCGGCGCGCGAGATGAGAAAGCGCGTTGGCCTATAA
- a CDS encoding hemerythrin family protein, with product MKNVQYVIWNDSYSVGVAAIDSQHQQVLKILNTLHSSSIGDGCAKDLENCMLKLWIFTVTHFQYEETLLRLLHYEKIGEHVKLHEWMKRETRRHLDDVKSGKGDFLETLHFVKEWWIKHINEEDRQYAALAASLEL from the coding sequence ATGAAAAACGTACAGTACGTTATATGGAATGATTCCTATTCTGTCGGCGTGGCCGCGATTGACTCCCAGCATCAGCAGGTGCTAAAGATACTGAACACTCTCCATTCCTCCAGCATAGGCGATGGCTGCGCCAAAGACCTGGAAAACTGCATGCTCAAGCTTTGGATATTCACTGTGACGCATTTCCAGTATGAGGAGACCCTTCTGAGGCTTCTCCACTATGAAAAGATCGGGGAGCATGTGAAACTCCATGAATGGATGAAAAGGGAAACCCGCCGCCACCTGGACGATGTGAAGTCGGGAAAGGGCGATTTCCTGGAGACGTTGCATTTTGTCAAGGAGTGGTGGATAAAGCATATCAACGAAGAGGACAGGCAGTACGCCGCGCTGGCCGCTTCGCTTGAATTATAG
- a CDS encoding FecR domain-containing protein, with protein sequence MLKRLLTSTVLAMFFVTAFCYAASAEPIKATAKFVQGDVFVVRLADGKQESVVKGTAFAEGDRVTTSKSGVVEIEMDTGNLIRVDKSSDLTIKSLRRNERGSTFSIFGLSFGRVKSAVSKLASKESKFEYHTKAAIAGVGGTPPFVVEADGDTTNVDLLGSEGQAGQVYVIGGDPSRTTVLLNAQFRTTVTTGQQPALPFPIDPERLQFLNRVIPFSVTGQPSAGGGMPLFQDVLIDNLSRHVTPPVTTNPGGAKTLEDLDTQLYQCPTCAGGGSSGGGAAGAGLTPVIIKINVK encoded by the coding sequence ATGCTCAAGCGACTATTAACTTCCACTGTATTGGCGATGTTTTTCGTTACGGCTTTTTGCTACGCCGCCTCCGCCGAGCCAATCAAGGCCACGGCCAAGTTCGTCCAGGGGGACGTTTTCGTCGTGAGGCTCGCGGACGGGAAACAGGAAAGTGTGGTCAAAGGGACAGCTTTCGCCGAGGGTGACAGGGTGACCACGAGCAAAAGCGGCGTGGTGGAGATAGAGATGGACACCGGCAACCTCATCCGGGTGGACAAAAGCTCCGACCTGACCATAAAAAGCCTGCGCCGTAACGAACGCGGCTCCACTTTCTCGATATTCGGACTGTCGTTCGGCAGGGTGAAGTCCGCCGTGAGCAAACTTGCGTCCAAGGAATCCAAGTTCGAATACCACACCAAGGCCGCCATCGCTGGCGTTGGGGGCACTCCGCCATTTGTGGTGGAGGCGGACGGGGACACAACCAATGTGGACCTGCTCGGCTCCGAAGGGCAAGCGGGGCAGGTGTATGTCATCGGCGGAGATCCGAGCCGCACCACCGTGTTGCTCAACGCGCAGTTCCGCACCACGGTGACCACCGGCCAGCAGCCGGCCCTCCCCTTCCCGATTGATCCGGAACGGCTGCAATTCCTCAACCGGGTGATTCCGTTCAGCGTTACCGGCCAGCCATCCGCGGGAGGAGGCATGCCTCTGTTCCAGGATGTTTTGATAGATAATTTAAGCCGTCATGTGACGCCTCCTGTGACCACCAATCCAGGCGGGGCCAAGACCCTTGAGGACCTGGACACGCAGTTATACCAGTGCCCCACATGCGCTGGGGGCGGTTCCTCGGGAGGCGGCGCGGCCGGCGCGGGATTAACTCCAGTAATAATCAAGATAAACGTCAAATGA
- a CDS encoding type II toxin-antitoxin system PemK/MazF family toxin, with the protein MTKGKVVLVPFPFDDLSTLKVRPVVLLTDPIGEHKHIIAAFITSRPMPEPLPSDIVIGEKHPDFAITGLKVPSTMRLHRLMTIGMDMVKRDLGRISPTLMAEIRTKLLSLI; encoded by the coding sequence ATGACTAAGGGGAAAGTCGTCCTGGTTCCATTCCCTTTCGATGATTTGTCCACTCTAAAGGTCAGGCCTGTGGTTTTACTCACCGATCCTATAGGTGAGCATAAACATATTATCGCAGCATTCATCACAAGCAGGCCGATGCCCGAACCTTTGCCTTCAGATATTGTCATCGGTGAAAAGCATCCGGATTTCGCCATTACCGGATTGAAAGTTCCATCCACAATGCGCCTTCACCGGTTGATGACTATTGGCATGGATATGGTCAAAAGGGACCTGGGCCGCATTTCACCAACCCTGATGGCCGAAATTAGGACAAAACTTCTTTCGCTTATTTGA